From a region of the Besnoitia besnoiti strain Bb-Ger1 chromosome I, whole genome shotgun sequence genome:
- a CDS encoding hypothetical protein (encoded by transcript BESB_005790): MASPRTLVEPLSGDACCDASSREEGHPSAPVDSFASRRSPPRRAPDAPDAEATDAGASAAALAGALEPSGDARVPAGRVSRRASSSPSPSSAFSPPCSPSSRPAASWASAKRAGRMRSWLEDELWQRKLDEEEEAMRRRRQGEKISEFPPDGIVSNCVFVNTELCAHVAARIRTAQQRRKAREPAGFSRVAEGEAEAEARMRTPEEADGEESARGGDMRALTRGDQGETSCVVGAEADAAERARLASASPALWGAGDQQPASEEDASQRTRERHEVPSTPHEAVGPSRASGVARLSSSRYASLSCQLPPFILPSRSCASTVSPSPSCATINLSAACVDAPCHVSQAGAFSLSQRQDTGRVARAALSAQSPAAVASSFLSSVRSFFPALFEEAVAHAADRQLAAAEGSAGASSPHIAVSPASHRRPQAEASPAGTSSPYLGDDAESDASARLPAPLRRTAKYRHRKKVKVFLSNLYQQDHRRSPLPFQLFLRRCTTLFCTCWGLLLVLLGFLVLFLSSKSHRVEIPYASGVRQKRFHVPERMGSPVYLYYRIGEFYGNYRPYIKDGPQSVSTSYVCHEVKSQQEAVDFRTFNGTLTLPSLLYSVNGERIPPDSRRAFPCGLQSVSLFNDEFSVHRVIQGLGEEEISISTEDVAYHWDFTRFMLPNSTWETVGAMPWILPSNERFRVWIHPPFTPAFQKLYGVLHTTLEPGQQYFLRFSDSSWPAEQWRTTKAIVLVTLAPIIGGANYPLGYFCIAAGGLCLFGVVLLWLFHCFGVRLTSSTVKGTDMKAVIKQAEEDPSEEEAGAHAATAARGDCAGGKAEPLLASAERRLLEGADSAAARSFILAHLPRPIPCLCPAHCPGTDVGLAASRQGAAKRTGRKRGAGGEYCAAVGKAKPRSFYLQPPTTQPGRRRRGSGECRSSSSVACSEPLAEEEESQRSARLDKGDETLSQYLDMRAGNNEASDGSFQTGGSAGSPCNVSLDGGRVRSTCSQSLEKPKSGEEESNEAEAAAATETAQGDANELEIFVDTASLDDAEAEDGEGEAGDELQGDGSSRANDGERWIECGLQSGDALELPGDEESPQTGRSRMQSSLGEDDLFSE, encoded by the exons ATGGCTTCTCCGCGCACCCTCGTCGAGCCTCTCTCTGGCGACGCGTGCTGCGATGCCAGCTCGCGCGAAGAGGGACATCCGAGCGCGCCAGTCGACTCCTTTGCGTCTcggcgttcgcctcctcgtcgcgcaccTGATGCTccggacgcagaggcgaccgacgccggcgcctcggctgccgcgctTGCAGGGGCGCTGGAGCCTTCAGGCGATGCGCGTGTCCCCGCagggcgcgtctcgcgccgcgcttcctcttcgccttctccctcttccgccttctctccacCATGTTCGCCGTCctcccgccccgccgcgtcctGGGCGTCGGCGAAGCGGGCGGGCCGCATGCGCTCGTGGCTGGAAGATGAGCTCTGGCAGCGCAAgctcgacgaagaagaggaggcgatgcggcggagacggcaagGCGAAAAAATCTCCGAGTTCCCGCCCGACGGCATCGTCAGCAACTGCGTCTTCGTGAACACCGAGTTGTGTGCGCACGTCGCGGCGCGAATTCggacggcgcagcagcgcaggaAGGCACGCGAGCCGGCTGGATTCAGTCGCGtggcggagggggaggctgaggcggaggcgcgcatgcggacgccggaggaggccgatggagaggaaagcgcgagaggaggcgacatGAGGGCTCTGACCCGGGGGGATCAAGGAGAGACCAGCTGTGTTGTCGGTGCAGAAGCGGATGCtgcggagcgcgcgcgactcgcatccgcgtcgcctgctttGTGGGGGGCAGGTGATCAACAACCTGCGAGTGAGGAGGATGCGAGCCAGCGAACCCGGGAGCGGCACGAAGTTCCTTCCACGCCTCACGAAGCTGTCGGACCGTCGCGTGCttccggcgtcgcgcgtctgtcgtcgtcgcgctATGCTTCGCTGTCTTGTCAACTTCCGCCCTTCATTCTTCCTTCTAGGTCCTGCGCGTCGACtgtgtctccctctccttcgtGCGCGACGATCAAtctctcggcggcgtgcgtgGACGCGCCTTGCCACGTCTCGCAGGCTGGCGCTTTCTCGCTTTCGCAGCGACAGGACACTGGtcgagtcgcgcgcgcggcgctgtctgcgcagtcccctgcggccgtcgcgtcTTCGTTTCTCTCGTCGGTTCGTTCATTTTTTCCTGCGTTGTTTGAGGAGGCggtcgcgcacgccgcggacCGTCagttggcggcggcggagggaagcgcgggcgcgagctcgccgcaCATTGCAGTCTCTCCAGCGTCGCaccggaggccgcaggcagaggcgtcgcccgcggggACCAGCAGTCCGTAcctcggcgacgacgcggagagcgacgcgtcggcgcgtctgcctgcgccgctgcggcggacagCCAAGTACCGGCACCGGAAGAAGGTCAAGGTCTTCCTCTCGAATCTCTACCAGCAAGATCACCGGCGCAGTCCGCTGCCGTTCCAGCTTTTCCTGCGCAGGTGCACGACGCTCTTCTGCACCTGCTGGGGTCTCCTCCTCGTGTTGCTCGGATTCCTtgttctcttcctctcgagCAAAAGTCACCGCGTCGAGATCCCGTACGCCAGCGGCGTTCGCCAGAAGCGCTTCCACGTGCCCGAGCGCATGGGCTCACCGGTCTACCTGTACTACCGCATCGGAGAGTTCTACGGAAACTACCGACCCTACATCAAAGACGGCCCCCAGTCCGTCAGCACCAGCTACGTCTGCCACG AAGTCAAGTCGCAGCAGGAGGCCGTGGACTTCCGCACATTCAACGGGACTCTGACGCTTCCTTCGCTGCTGTATAGCGTGAATGGCGAGCGCATTCCCCCCGACAGTCGGCGCGCGTTTCCCTGCGGGCTGCAGAGCGTCTCGCTCTTTAACGACGAGTTCTCGGTGCATCGCGTCATCCAGGGCttgggagaagaagaaatcTCTATCTCGACTGAAGACGTGGCCTATCACTGGGACTTCACAAGATTCATG CTTCCCAACTCCACGTGGGAGACAGTCGGCGCGATGCCGTGGATCTTGCCGAGCAACGAACGCTTCCGCGTCTGGATTCACCCTCCTTTCACGCCCGCTTTTCAAAAGCTCTATGGAGTCCTTCACACAACGCTCGAGCCGGGCCAGCAGTacttcctccgcttctcggACTCGA GCTGGCCTGCGGAGCagtggaggacgacgaaggccaTTGTGCTAGTCACGCTTGCGCCGATCATTGGCGGCGCGAACTATCCTCTCGGCTACTTCTGCATCGCGGCGG GTGGGCTTTGCCTGTTTGGCGTGGTGCTTCTCTGGCTGTTTCACTGCTTCGGTGTCCGGCTGACGAGCTCGACAG TCAAAGGCACCGACATGAAGGCCGTCATCAAGCAGGCCGAAGAAG AtccgagcgaggaggaggccggcgcgcacgcggccaCGGCGGCTCGGGGCGACTGCGCGGGGGGGAAAGCAgagccgctgctggcgtctgcggagcGTCGACTGCTGGAGGGGGCggactctgcggcggcgcgctcgttCATCTTGGCGCATCTGCCACGGCCGATTCCCTGTCTGTGTCCGGCGCACTGTCCGGGGACGGACGTGGGCTTGGCAGCCTCGCGCCAGGGCGCGGCAAAGCGGACCGGGCGCAAGCGCGGGGCAGGAGGCGAATActgcgcggccgtcgggAAGGCCAAACCGCGGAGTTTCTatctgcagccgccgacgacgcagcccggtcggcgacggcgcgggagCGGCGAGTGTCGCTCGAGCTCCTCGGTGGCCTGTTCGGAGCccctcgcggaggaggaggagagccagcgctcggcgcggctcgacaagggcgacgagacgcTGTCTCAGTATCTCGATATGCGCGCGGGGAACAACGAGGCCAGCGACGGGTCGTTCCAgacgggcggcagcgcaggctcCCCGTGCAACGTCTccctcgacggcggccgcgtgcgcagcacgTGCAGCCAGAGCTTGGAAAAACCCaagagcggcgaggaagagtcgaacgaggcggaggccgcagccgccacggAGACGGCGCAAGGCGATGCTAACGAGCTCGAAATCTTCGTCGACACCGCCTcgctcgacgacgcggaagcggaggacggggagggggaggcgggtGACGAGCTGCAGGGCGACGGCTCGAGTCGCGCGAACGACGGTGAGCGCTGGATCGAGTGCGGActgcagagcggcgacgccttgGAACTccccggcgacgaggagagtcCGCAgaccggccgcagccgcatgcagagctcCCTCGGCGAGGACGACCTCTTCAGCGAGTGA